From a region of the Pectobacterium aquaticum genome:
- the ldtD gene encoding L,D-transpeptidase, whose amino-acid sequence MLLLHKRKMVRLLLRVGCIWVGSLSPSFSVLAASPTVVSGLSQRAGVVSVEKGRAGLLAALPHGMTLHYLSDLSSLYAQHQMQPMWADNRAVQQFQQQLAELAIAGVQPQFTTWVTWLTDPQLTGFARDAVLSDAMLGYLQFVSGVERSGNDWLYSSVPYRLQSPALNIVVQWQQAVKSGTSAAYVVSLAPQHSQYAKMHAALKTMLTDNRPWPNLNLAESLRPEQQSRELAVLREILQRTGMLSSTESITLFNENTAATTVSTGQAPLVEGGAIDDRYTGELVDAVKRFQHWQGLEDDGVIGKRTRDWLNVSPQMRATLLALNIQRLRLLPDNVHTGIMVNIPNYSLIYYQDGAERLSSRVIVGQPKRKTPLMSSSLYNVVVNPPWNVPTTLIRQDIIPKVVRDPGYLERHGYTVLSGWSQDAEAIDPSVIDWPMVSAERFPYRLRQAPGANNSLGRYKFNMPNSEAIYLHDTPNHNLFQRDIRALSSGCVRVNKASELASMLLQDAGWNNSRISSTLDQGNTTFVSMKHRIPVNLYYLTAWVAEDGRPQFRTDIYNYDDTARAGAKVLPRAGLLLQ is encoded by the coding sequence ATGTTGTTGTTACATAAACGAAAAATGGTCAGGCTGCTGTTACGCGTGGGTTGTATTTGGGTCGGAAGCCTGTCTCCTTCGTTTTCGGTGCTGGCAGCATCTCCGACGGTGGTATCCGGCTTATCGCAACGCGCGGGCGTGGTGTCTGTAGAAAAGGGTCGTGCAGGGCTTCTAGCCGCGCTGCCGCACGGTATGACGTTACATTATCTCTCTGATTTATCATCGCTTTATGCTCAACATCAGATGCAACCCATGTGGGCAGATAACCGTGCGGTTCAACAGTTTCAACAACAGTTGGCCGAATTGGCGATAGCGGGCGTACAGCCGCAGTTCACCACGTGGGTAACCTGGCTGACCGATCCGCAATTGACTGGATTTGCGCGCGATGCCGTGCTCTCGGATGCGATGCTGGGCTATTTGCAGTTCGTCTCGGGTGTAGAACGCAGCGGTAATGACTGGTTGTACAGCAGCGTGCCTTACCGTCTGCAATCGCCGGCGCTCAATATCGTTGTGCAATGGCAACAGGCCGTGAAATCCGGCACTAGCGCGGCTTATGTCGTTTCGCTGGCACCCCAGCATTCGCAATACGCCAAAATGCATGCAGCGCTGAAGACGATGCTGACGGACAATCGCCCGTGGCCGAACCTGAATCTGGCGGAGTCTCTGCGCCCGGAACAGCAGAGTCGGGAACTGGCGGTACTGCGTGAAATTCTGCAACGTACTGGCATGCTGTCTTCAACGGAGAGCATTACGCTATTTAACGAAAATACCGCCGCGACGACAGTGTCGACAGGGCAGGCTCCGCTGGTCGAGGGCGGTGCTATTGACGATCGTTATACGGGCGAACTGGTTGACGCGGTTAAACGTTTCCAACATTGGCAAGGGCTGGAGGATGACGGCGTTATTGGTAAACGTACCCGCGACTGGCTCAATGTGTCCCCGCAAATGCGCGCGACGCTGCTGGCGCTGAATATCCAGCGTCTGCGCCTGTTACCAGACAATGTTCACACTGGTATCATGGTGAACATCCCCAATTATTCATTGATCTATTATCAGGATGGCGCTGAACGCTTATCATCGCGCGTCATTGTGGGGCAGCCTAAACGCAAAACGCCATTGATGAGCAGTTCACTGTATAACGTCGTGGTTAATCCGCCGTGGAATGTTCCGACGACCCTTATTCGACAGGATATCATTCCTAAAGTCGTGCGTGACCCCGGTTATCTAGAGCGTCATGGCTACACGGTGTTGTCCGGTTGGAGTCAGGATGCTGAAGCGATCGATCCTTCTGTGATCGATTGGCCGATGGTTTCAGCAGAACGCTTCCCCTATCGCCTGCGTCAGGCCCCAGGTGCGAATAACTCGCTAGGACGCTATAAATTTAATATGCCGAATTCAGAAGCGATTTATCTGCACGACACGCCTAATCACAACCTGTTCCAGCGCGATATTCGAGCGCTGAGCTCCGGCTGCGTGCGGGTTAATAAGGCATCGGAACTGGCTAGCATGTTATTGCAGGATGCGGGCTGGAATAATAGTCGTATTTCTTCCACGCTGGATCAGGGCAATACCACCTTTGTGTCAATGAAACATCGGATTCCGGTCAACCTTTATTATCTGACCGCATGGGTGGCTGAAGATGGTAGACCGCAGTTCCGAACAGATATTTACAATTATGATGACACCGCTCGCGCTGGGGCGAAAGTACTGCCAAGAGCAGGACTGTTGCTTCAGTAA
- a CDS encoding YcbK family protein, giving the protein MDHIDNHRRKWLALGGAALGIALLPGQAFATLSTPRPRILTLNNLNTGELLKTEFFDGKRYNKSELSRLNHFFRDYRANKVKTIDPQLFDQLYRLQVMLGTNKPIQLISGYRAIDTNNELRAHSRGVAKQSYHTKGQAMDFHIEGVQLANIRKAAMKMRAGGVGYYPRSDFVHIDTGPVRTW; this is encoded by the coding sequence ATGGATCACATTGACAATCATCGCCGTAAGTGGCTTGCACTGGGTGGTGCCGCGTTGGGTATCGCACTGCTTCCCGGTCAGGCATTTGCAACGTTATCGACACCCCGACCACGAATTTTGACGCTGAACAATCTGAATACCGGAGAGCTGCTGAAAACGGAATTCTTTGATGGCAAACGGTATAACAAGTCAGAACTTTCCCGCCTGAATCACTTTTTCCGCGACTATCGCGCCAATAAAGTCAAAACGATTGATCCTCAACTTTTCGATCAGCTCTATCGCTTACAGGTGATGTTGGGCACCAACAAGCCCATACAGCTGATTTCTGGTTATCGCGCGATAGATACGAATAACGAATTACGTGCGCATAGCCGAGGTGTAGCAAAGCAGAGCTACCACACGAAAGGGCAGGCGATGGATTTCCATATTGAAGGCGTTCAACTGGCTAACATTCGCAAAGCCGCGATGAAAATGCGAGCCGGCGGCGTTGGCTACTACCCACGCAGCGATTTTGTTCACATCGATACCGGCCCCGTTCGCACTTGGTAA
- a CDS encoding MBL fold metallo-hydrolase yields MKYQIVPVTAFSQNCTLLWCEKTNEAAIVDPGGDAEKIKRAVADAGISVKQILLTHGHLDHVGAAAELAEHYQVAIIGPQIEDAFWLEGLPAQSRMFGLEECAPLTPSRWLQEGDEVSVGETTLAVFHCPGHTPGHIVFFDAESRLAQVGDVIFNGGVGRTDFPQGDHQALIASIKNKLLPLGDDVTFIPGHGPMSTLGHERKTNPFLREDAAIW; encoded by the coding sequence ATGAAATATCAAATTGTCCCGGTGACGGCATTTAGCCAGAACTGCACGTTGTTATGGTGCGAAAAAACCAATGAAGCGGCGATTGTCGACCCCGGTGGTGATGCAGAAAAAATCAAACGCGCCGTTGCGGATGCAGGGATTTCGGTTAAACAGATTCTGTTAACGCACGGTCATCTTGATCATGTGGGGGCGGCTGCCGAGTTGGCCGAGCACTATCAGGTCGCAATTATTGGCCCGCAGATTGAAGATGCCTTCTGGCTGGAAGGGCTGCCAGCACAGAGCCGGATGTTTGGTCTGGAAGAATGCGCGCCGCTGACGCCATCACGTTGGTTACAGGAAGGTGATGAGGTTAGTGTGGGTGAGACGACGCTGGCGGTTTTCCACTGCCCAGGCCATACTCCGGGCCACATTGTTTTTTTTGATGCGGAATCGCGGCTGGCACAGGTAGGCGATGTGATTTTCAACGGTGGCGTAGGGCGTACCGATTTCCCACAGGGCGATCATCAGGCGTTGATCGCGTCCATCAAAAACAAGCTGCTGCCGCTGGGTGACGATGTGACGTTTATTCCGGGACACGGCCCGATGTCGACCTTAGGGCATGAACGCAAGACCAACCCTTTCCTGCGTGAAGATGCCGCGATTTGGTAG
- a CDS encoding amino acid aminotransferase gives MFENISAAPADPILGLTDLFRADDRANKINLGIGVYKDETGKTPVLTSVKKAEHYLLENETTKNYLGIDGLPAFGQCTQELLFGKQNAIIAGKRARTAQTPGGTGALRVAADFIANQTSAKRIWISNPTWPNHNNVFSAVGLEVCQYDYYDAANHALDFDGLLNSLNAAQAGDVVLFHGCCHNPTGIDPTAEQWATLAELSVAKGWLPLFDFAYQGFARGLEEDAEGLRLFAAKHDELIVCSSYSKNFGLYNERVGACTLVAADAATADTAFSQVKAAIRANYSNPPSHGATVVATILGNDALKAIWEQELTAMRERIQRMRQLFVNTLQEKGAQQDFSFIIDQNGMFSFSGLTKEQVLRLRDEFGVYAVNSGRINVAGMTPENMAPLCEAIVAVL, from the coding sequence ATGTTTGAAAATATCTCTGCCGCACCGGCCGATCCTATTCTCGGGCTGACCGATCTTTTCCGCGCCGATGACCGCGCGAATAAAATCAATCTGGGTATTGGTGTCTATAAAGATGAAACCGGTAAAACCCCGGTTCTGACCAGCGTAAAAAAAGCAGAACACTATCTGCTGGAAAATGAAACCACCAAAAACTATCTGGGCATTGACGGTCTGCCAGCATTCGGTCAGTGCACGCAGGAGCTGTTGTTTGGCAAGCAGAATGCCATCATTGCCGGCAAACGTGCCCGTACGGCGCAAACGCCAGGCGGAACCGGTGCGTTGCGTGTAGCCGCTGATTTCATTGCCAATCAAACGTCTGCGAAACGCATTTGGATCAGCAACCCAACCTGGCCAAATCACAATAACGTCTTCTCTGCTGTCGGTTTGGAAGTGTGCCAGTACGACTACTACGATGCTGCAAACCACGCGCTGGATTTTGATGGCCTGCTGAACAGCCTGAATGCCGCACAAGCGGGTGACGTGGTGCTGTTCCACGGCTGTTGCCACAACCCAACCGGTATCGATCCTACCGCCGAGCAGTGGGCTACGTTGGCCGAGCTGTCAGTAGCAAAAGGCTGGCTGCCACTGTTTGACTTCGCCTATCAGGGCTTTGCTCGTGGGCTCGAAGAAGATGCGGAAGGCCTGCGACTCTTCGCCGCGAAGCATGATGAACTGATCGTATGCAGCTCGTACTCTAAAAACTTCGGTTTGTACAATGAGCGCGTCGGTGCCTGTACGCTGGTTGCCGCCGATGCCGCCACGGCAGACACCGCATTCAGCCAGGTGAAAGCCGCTATTCGCGCAAACTACTCTAACCCACCGTCACACGGCGCGACCGTTGTTGCGACCATTCTAGGCAACGATGCGCTGAAGGCCATTTGGGAGCAGGAATTGACGGCGATGCGTGAGCGCATTCAACGTATGCGTCAGTTGTTCGTGAATACCTTGCAGGAAAAAGGCGCGCAGCAGGATTTCTCCTTCATCATCGACCAGAATGGGATGTTCTCATTCAGCGGCTTGACCAAAGAGCAGGTTCTGCGTCTGCGTGACGAATTCGGCGTTTACGCGGTGAATTCCGGCCGTATCAACGTTGCAGGAATGACGCCAGAAAATATGGCACCGCTCTGCGAAGCGATTGTTGCCGTACTCTGA
- a CDS encoding porin — MMKRNILAVVIPALLVAGAANAAEIYNKDANKLDLTGRVHAGYAFQNQSAENEDNTNARLGFKGQTQITSDLTGYGTFEYQFDANKAEDNNATAGKTRKAFAGLKFADFGSFDYGRNVGVAYNGMAYTDVLPENGGDSSVTDTLTGRIGNAATFNTTNFFGLVDNLGFGLQYVAKDDKSSNEPTSGTPAVLTGKNVERNHGDAWATSLSYDTDFGVGVVASYGAYERTANQRASSAQGARADVWATGLKYDANNIYVAATYGEARNFYNTGSTAASAIADESKIFEVVAQYNFDFGLTPTLAYVSRKDKIDTTAATAKNDYAVKYASIGANYAFNKNFSTYVEYDISLLNKDNAYSLENSDRVDVGVIYQF, encoded by the coding sequence ATGATGAAACGCAACATTCTTGCAGTAGTAATCCCAGCTCTGTTAGTCGCAGGCGCAGCCAACGCAGCAGAAATCTATAATAAAGATGCGAACAAGCTGGATCTGACTGGTCGTGTACACGCAGGCTATGCATTCCAAAACCAAAGCGCCGAAAATGAAGACAACACTAATGCACGTCTGGGCTTTAAAGGCCAGACGCAGATCACTAGCGATCTGACTGGATACGGCACATTTGAATACCAGTTTGATGCTAATAAAGCCGAAGACAACAACGCAACTGCTGGGAAAACCCGTAAAGCGTTTGCGGGTCTGAAATTTGCTGACTTCGGTTCTTTTGACTACGGTCGTAACGTAGGTGTAGCTTACAACGGTATGGCTTATACCGACGTTCTGCCAGAAAACGGCGGTGACAGCAGCGTCACTGATACCCTGACTGGTCGTATCGGCAACGCCGCAACCTTTAACACCACCAATTTCTTCGGTCTGGTTGATAATTTAGGCTTCGGTCTGCAATACGTTGCTAAAGATGATAAATCATCCAATGAACCTACCAGCGGCACACCAGCAGTACTGACTGGCAAGAATGTCGAACGTAACCACGGTGATGCATGGGCGACCTCACTGTCTTATGACACTGATTTCGGCGTAGGTGTGGTAGCGTCTTACGGTGCTTACGAGCGTACTGCGAACCAACGTGCTTCAAGCGCTCAAGGTGCAAGAGCTGACGTATGGGCAACCGGTCTGAAATATGACGCGAACAACATCTATGTTGCAGCTACCTACGGTGAAGCACGCAATTTCTACAACACGGGTTCCACAGCAGCTTCTGCGATTGCAGATGAAAGCAAAATCTTTGAAGTAGTTGCACAATACAACTTCGATTTTGGCCTGACTCCGACTCTGGCTTACGTTTCTCGTAAAGACAAAATTGATACCACTGCAGCAACTGCTAAAAATGATTACGCAGTTAAATACGCCAGCATCGGTGCAAATTACGCATTCAACAAAAACTTCTCTACCTATGTTGAGTACGACATCAGTCTGCTGAACAAAGACAACGCTTATAGTCTCGAAAACAGCGACCGTGTAGACGTCGGTGTAATCTACCAGTTCTAA
- the asnS gene encoding asparagine--tRNA ligase, translated as MSVVPVVDVLQGRVAVDSEVTVRGWVRTRRDSKAGISFIAVYDGSCFNPLQAVVNNNLSNYQDDVLRLTTGCSVEITGNVVASPGEGQSFELQATNVNVVGWVDDPDTYPMAAKRHSIEYLREVAHLRPRTNLIGAVARVRHTLAQAIHRFFHENGYFWVSTPLITASDTEGAGEMFRVSTLDLENLPRTEQGKVDFSEDFFGKEAFLTVSGQLNGETYACALSNVYTFGPTFRAENSNTSRHLAEFWMIEPEVAFATLDDVAGLAENLLKYVFQAVLNERADDMAFFAERVDKEAITRLEKFVSSDFAQVDYTDAVEILLNCGKQFENPVYWGVDLSSEHERYLAEQHFKAPVVVKNYPKDIKAFYMRMNEDGKTVAAMDVLAPGIGEIIGGSQREERLAQLDSRLEEMGLNKEDYWWYRDLRRYGTIPHSGFGLGFERLIAYVTGVQNVRDVIPFPRTPRNASF; from the coding sequence ATGAGCGTAGTGCCTGTAGTCGATGTACTGCAAGGCCGTGTCGCCGTTGACAGCGAAGTCACCGTGCGCGGCTGGGTACGTACCCGGAGAGATTCTAAAGCCGGTATCTCCTTTATCGCCGTTTATGACGGCTCCTGCTTTAATCCATTACAGGCTGTCGTTAATAATAATCTCTCCAATTATCAGGATGACGTGCTGCGCCTGACTACCGGCTGTTCCGTAGAAATCACCGGTAATGTCGTCGCTTCTCCGGGTGAAGGCCAGAGCTTCGAGTTGCAAGCCACCAACGTCAATGTTGTCGGCTGGGTTGACGATCCCGATACCTACCCGATGGCGGCAAAGCGCCACAGCATCGAATACCTGCGTGAAGTGGCGCATTTGCGTCCGCGTACCAATCTGATCGGTGCCGTGGCGCGTGTTCGCCATACGCTGGCACAGGCCATTCACCGTTTCTTCCATGAGAACGGCTACTTCTGGGTATCTACCCCGCTGATTACCGCATCCGATACCGAAGGCGCGGGTGAAATGTTCCGCGTTTCTACTCTCGATCTGGAAAACCTGCCGCGTACCGAACAAGGTAAAGTGGATTTCAGTGAAGATTTCTTCGGTAAAGAAGCGTTCCTGACCGTATCTGGTCAGTTGAATGGCGAAACTTACGCCTGTGCACTGTCCAACGTCTATACCTTTGGCCCAACCTTCCGCGCGGAAAACTCCAACACCAGCCGCCATCTGGCCGAGTTTTGGATGATCGAACCGGAAGTCGCTTTCGCCACGTTGGATGACGTAGCCGGTCTGGCTGAAAACCTGCTGAAATATGTTTTCCAGGCCGTACTGAACGAACGTGCCGATGATATGGCGTTCTTCGCTGAACGTGTAGATAAAGAAGCCATCACTCGACTGGAAAAATTCGTCAGCTCTGATTTTGCACAGGTAGATTACACCGATGCCGTCGAGATCCTGCTGAACTGCGGGAAGCAGTTCGAGAACCCGGTTTACTGGGGCGTTGACCTCTCCTCCGAGCACGAGCGTTATCTGGCGGAGCAGCACTTCAAAGCACCGGTTGTCGTTAAAAACTACCCGAAAGACATCAAAGCCTTCTACATGCGTATGAATGAAGACGGTAAAACCGTTGCCGCGATGGATGTTCTGGCACCAGGAATCGGTGAAATCATCGGTGGTTCTCAGCGTGAAGAGCGTCTGGCTCAACTGGATAGCCGTCTGGAAGAGATGGGACTGAATAAAGAAGACTACTGGTGGTATCGTGATTTGCGTCGCTACGGCACCATTCCCCATTCCGGTTTTGGTTTAGGTTTTGAACGATTGATTGCTTATGTGACCGGTGTACAAAATGTGCGCGATGTTATTCCTTTCCCACGCACACCACGGAACGCCAGTTTCTAA
- the pncB gene encoding nicotinate phosphoribosyltransferase codes for MTLHTSPILHSLLDTDAYKLHMQQAVYHHYYDVDVAAEFRCRGDELLGVYADEIAHQVDLMRFLSLSDDEFTYLSSLPFFKQDYLHWLRDFRFNPQQVSIKNHAGKLDIRITGPWREVILWEVPLLAVISEVVHRDRSPHITTEQALVQLSASLESFRQNSADVDLSRFKLMDFGTRRRFSRDVQQTIVTTLRADFPYLIGTSNYDLARRLAITPVGTQAHEWFQAHQQISPTLANSQRAALQMWLCEYPTHLGIALTDCITMDAFLRDFDLPFAEAYQGLRHDSGDPVDWGEKAIAHYQRLNIDPMSKTLVFSDNLNLDKALTLYRHFWQRVNLVFGIGTRLTCDIPGVKPLNIVIKLVECNGKPVAKLSDSPGKTICQDQNFVCELRKAFDLPRVKKAS; via the coding sequence ATGACTTTGCACACTTCCCCGATTCTGCACTCATTGCTGGATACCGATGCCTACAAGCTGCACATGCAACAGGCGGTGTATCATCACTATTATGATGTCGACGTTGCGGCTGAATTTCGCTGTCGCGGTGATGAGTTATTAGGCGTTTACGCCGACGAAATAGCCCATCAGGTCGATCTGATGCGTTTCTTGTCATTGAGTGACGATGAGTTCACCTATCTTTCTTCTCTGCCGTTCTTTAAGCAGGATTATCTCCACTGGCTGCGAGATTTCCGTTTTAATCCGCAGCAGGTGTCGATCAAGAATCATGCTGGCAAGCTGGATATCCGCATCACCGGGCCATGGCGTGAAGTGATTTTGTGGGAAGTTCCCTTGCTGGCCGTGATCAGTGAAGTCGTGCATCGCGATCGTTCACCTCACATCACGACGGAGCAGGCGCTCGTCCAACTGTCGGCCTCACTGGAGAGCTTCCGCCAGAACAGCGCGGATGTGGATCTCAGTCGGTTCAAGTTAATGGATTTCGGCACGCGTCGGCGTTTCTCTCGTGATGTCCAGCAGACTATTGTGACGACGCTGCGAGCCGATTTCCCTTACCTCATCGGCACCAGCAATTACGATCTGGCGCGCCGTTTGGCTATCACGCCTGTCGGTACGCAGGCGCACGAGTGGTTTCAGGCCCATCAGCAAATTAGTCCGACGCTGGCAAACAGCCAGCGCGCCGCGCTACAAATGTGGTTGTGTGAATATCCCACACATTTGGGCATTGCGTTGACCGATTGCATCACTATGGATGCCTTCCTGCGCGATTTCGATTTGCCGTTTGCCGAAGCCTATCAGGGGCTGCGTCACGACTCTGGCGATCCGGTCGATTGGGGAGAGAAAGCCATTGCACATTATCAGCGCCTGAACATCGACCCAATGAGCAAAACGCTGGTCTTCTCCGACAATCTGAATCTGGATAAAGCGCTGACGCTGTATCGTCACTTCTGGCAACGCGTGAATCTGGTATTTGGTATCGGCACGCGCCTGACGTGTGATATCCCCGGCGTGAAACCGCTGAATATCGTCATCAAGCTGGTGGAATGCAACGGCAAGCCGGTGGCAAAGCTCTCCGATAGTCCAGGTAAAACCATCTGTCAGGATCAGAACTTCGTGTGTGAGTTGCGCAAAGCGTTTGACTTACCCCGCGTGAAAAAGGCCAGTTGA